A stretch of the Argentina anserina chromosome 6, drPotAnse1.1, whole genome shotgun sequence genome encodes the following:
- the LOC126801122 gene encoding protein ROOT HAIR DEFECTIVE 3-like — MAKSEQCCSTQLIDGDGVFNDTGIEQFIKEVKLGECGLSYAVVSIMGPQSSGKSTLLNNLFATNFREMDAFRGRSQTTKGIWLAKCAGIEPCTLVMDLEGTDGRERGEDDTAFEKQSALFALAVSDIVLINMWCHDIGREQAANKPLLKTVFQVMMRLFSPRKTTLMFVIRDKTRTPLENLEPVLREDIQKIWDSVPKPEAHKDTPLSEFFNVEVVALSSYEEKEEQFKEQVASLRQKFFHSIAPGGLAGDRRGVVPASGFSFSAQQIWKVIKENRDLDLPAHKVMVATVRCEEIANEKHAAFVGNEEWSQLEQDVQLGPIPGFGKKLSSIIETALSEYDQEATYFDEGVRSGKRKQLEEKLLQLVQPAFQAFLGHLRSGTLDKFKEAFDKALDSGDGFSVAARNCSESFMGQFDEGCADAVIQQADWDTSKVRDKLNRDIEAHIDSVRAAKLSEITSLYEAKLKEALSGPVEALLDGANSETWPAIRKLFKRETESAVSGFSSALSGFDMEKQSMNKLLASLEAYARGIVEAKTKEEAGRVLIRMKDRFTTLFSHDSDSMPRVWTGNEDIRAITKTARSASLKLLSVMAAIRLDDGDTDNIEKILSLALVNSKNAAAKDRSITTVDPLASSSWQEVSSSKTLITPVQCKSLWRQFRAETEYSVSQAISAQEANKRNNNWLPPPWAILALVVLGFNEFMTLLRNPLYLLVIFVGFLLFKALWVQLDIAAEFRNGALPGLLSLSTKLVPTIMNMMKRLADEGGAASGPNNPQRNQASASRGLSNGANASSSMSSTASSEVTESEYSSPTKQE; from the exons ATGG CAAAGAGTGAGCAATGTTGCTCTACTCAGCTTATTGATGGAGACGGAGTATTTAATGACACCGGAATTGAACAGTTTATAAAGGAAGTGAAATTGGGAGAATGTGGACTCTCCTATGCGGTAGTCTCCATTATGGGACCTCAAAGTAGTG GAAAGAGCACACTGCTGAATAATTTGTTTGCTACCAACTTCAGGGAGATGGACGCTTTTAGAGGAAG GTCTCAAACAACAAAAGGGATTTGGTTGGCAAAATGTGCTGGTATTGAGCCCTGCACTCTTGTAATGGATTTGGAGGGTACAGATGGGAGAGAACGGGGAGAG GATGATACAGCATTCGAGAAGCAGAGTGCTCTCTTTGCTCTTGCTGTTTCAGATATAGTGCTCATTAACAT GTGGTGCCATGATATTGGCCGTGAGCAAGCTGCAAATAAGCCTCTCTTGAAGACTGTGTTCCAG GTGATGATGCGATTATTTAGTCCACGTAAGACAACTTTGATGTTCGTCATCCGTGATAAAACAAGG ACGCCTTTGGAAAATTTAGAACCTGTTCTTAGAGAAGACATTCAGAAG ATATGGGACTCTGTTCCGAAGCCTGAGGCCCACAAGGATACGCCACTGAGCGAATTTTTTAAT GTTGAGGTTGTTGCTCTTTCAAGttatgaagaaaaagaagagcaaTTTAAAGAGCAG GTTGCTAGTTTGAGGCAGAAATTTTTCCATTCCATTGCCCCTGGTGGGCTTGCTGGAGACAGACGAGGTGTTGTTCCTGCTTCAGGGTTTTCTTTCAGTGCACAGCAGATATGGAAAGTCATCAAAGAAAATAGAGATCTTGATCTTCCTGCCCACAAG GTCATGGTTGCAACTGTACGTTGTGAAGAGATTGCCAATGAGAAGCATGCTGCTTTTGTAGGAAATGAG GAGTGGAGTCAGTTGGAGCAGGATGTTCAATTAGGCCCTATTCCTGGCTTTGGGAAGAAGCTCAGTTCAATCATAGAAACGGCTCTATCAGA GTATGATCAAGAAGCTACATATTTTGATGAAGGTGTCAGATCTGGGAAGCGCAAGCAGCTTGAAGAAAAGTTGCTTCAA CTTGTTCAACCTGCATTCCAAGCTTTTCTGGGACATTTGAGATCGGGTACTCTGGATAAGTTCAAGGAAGCATTTGATAAGGCCTTGGATAGCGGAGATGGTTTTTCTGTGGCTGCGCGTAATTGTAGTGAATCTTTCATGGGACAATTTGATGAAGGATGTGCAG ATGCTGTTATCCAACAAGCAGACTGGGACACATCTAAAGTAAGAGATAAACTTAACCGTGATATAGAAGCTCACATTGATTCAGTTCGTGCTGccaaactatctgaaattacGTCCCTTTATGAG GCAAAATTGAAGGAGGCCTTATCTGGACCAGTGGAAGCACTTCTTGATGGAGCTAATAGTGAGACATGGCCTGCAATAAGGAAACTTTTCAAGCGCGAGACTGAATCAGCTGTATCTGGGTTCTCAAGTGcactttctggttttgatatgGAGAAACAAAGCATGAATAAACTCCTTGCAAGTCTAGAGGCATATGCAAGAGGCATAGTGGAAGCAAAAACAAAGGAAGAGGCCGGAAGGGTTTTGATCCGTATGAAGGACAG GTTTACTACGCTATTTAGCCACGACTCTGATTCAATGCCACGTGTTTGGACTGGGAATGAAGACATCAGGGCAATCACCAAAACTGCTCGTTCTGCA TCCTTGAAATTGCTTTCGGTTATGGCTGCAATTCGGTTGGATGATGGTGACACTGATAATATTGAGAAAATTTTATCTCTTGCCTTGGTGAATTCCAAAAATGCTGCTGCCAAAGATAGGAGTATCACTACGGTTGACCCATTGGCCTCTAGCTCTTGGCAAGAG GTTTCATCATCAAAGACATTAATCACACCTGTACAGTGCAAATCTTTGTGGAGGCAATTCAGAGCAGAGACTGAGTACAGTGTTTCTCAGGCTATTTCAGCCCAG GAAGCCAACAAGCGAAATAACAACTGGCTACCACCTCCTTGGGCTATTCTTGCCTTGGTTGTCCTTGGGTTTAATGAATTCATGACACTCTTGAG AAATCCTTTGTATCTGCTGGTCATCTTCGTTGGCTTTCTACTCTTTAAAGCACTATGGGTACAACTAGACATTGCTGCTGAATTCCGCAATGGCGCC CTCCCGGGACTTCTCTCTTTGTCTACCAAATTGGTGCCAACTATTATGAACATGATGAAGAGATTAGCAGATGAAGGGGGAGCAGCTTCTGGGCCTAACAATCCTCAAAGAAACCAAGCATCAGCATCCAGAGGCTTAAGCAATGGTGCAAATGCTAGCAGTTCCATGTCATCCACTGCTTCATCGGAAGTGACAGAATCTGAATACTCGAGTCCTACAAAACAAGAGTAG